The window AGCGTTATCGCAACCTCTCGAGTTCCGGCGCGGGCACCCGTGAAGAGCAGCAGAAGTCCGAGGCCGAACTGGCCCGCTGGCAAGCCGTGCATGACCATGACGCAGCAGCCAAGCTGGAACAGCAAAAGAATCAGGAAGTGCTCAAGGCACGCCTGGAGATGGCCCACGCGGCGGTCGAACAGGCTCGCGCCACGCTGATCAAGGCCGACCTGAACGTCTCCTACACGCGAATCGTCGCCCCCCACGATGGCGTGGTGGGTCAACGCAGCGTGCGCGTCGGCGCCTATGTCGCCCCGGGCAAGGCGGTGCTGGCCGTGGTTCCGGTCAGGGATGCCTACGTCGTGGCCAACTTCCGTGAAACCCAACTGGCCCGCATGCATGCCAACCAGGCCGTCGACATCACGATCGACAGCTTCCCCGACCACACCTACACCGGCCATATCGACAGCCTCGCGCCGGCCACCGGCCTGAGCTTTTCCGCGATCGCACCGGACAACGCCACCGGCAATTTCACCAAGGTGGTGCAGCGCATCCCGGTGAAAATCGTCTTCGACCATGACCAACCGGGCCTGGACGAACTGCGCGTCGGCATGTCGGTGATCGCCCGGGTCATCACCCAGGAGAGCCG of the Pseudomonas vanderleydeniana genome contains:
- a CDS encoding HlyD family secretion protein, with translation MKPKLSLSLVGGAVLLIVAYSGYHLLHNDGTQSTDDARITADSVLIAPQIAGVVSKVAVTDNEPVKAGQLLLEIDARDYQAAQAAAIAAVNAAQAQVKNLAAELERQATLITQADATLRSTAASLKFAQANAQRYRNLSSSGAGTREEQQKSEAELARWQAVHDHDAAAKLEQQKNQEVLKARLEMAHAAVEQARATLIKADLNVSYTRIVAPHDGVVGQRSVRVGAYVAPGKAVLAVVPVRDAYVVANFRETQLARMHANQAVDITIDSFPDHTYTGHIDSLAPATGLSFSAIAPDNATGNFTKVVQRIPVKIVFDHDQPGLDELRVGMSVIARVITQESR